The Dermacentor andersoni chromosome 1, qqDerAnde1_hic_scaffold, whole genome shotgun sequence genomic interval cggataacagtgaatgagcagtctttgcttttgccttgcatgaagagccaccggctacgccccaggtgctgcggcctacgccccaggtgctgcggcctaccacccaggtgccgcggcctaccacccaggtgccgcagccaaccccgcaggtgccgcagccaaccccgcaggtgccgcagccaaccccgcaggtgccgcagccaaccccacaggtgccgcagccaaccccgcaggtgccacagcctaccccccaggtgccgcagcctacccctcgagagccacgggcaccccgtagacagcccaggcagcaggaacttgatggtgctgtgatgacggctactgccgcatacgttcgccagagccagttggaggaagccagagttcaagaggacactcgcttccgccaacaactgctggaacaaaaccggcaggtatgtgcaaggccacagatgtatatttttctgcgtatgaaattgatgagcatatgacctctctaaaaattatattaatcagtgaacaagcataatgtatacgtgtagtcctgtggtgatatcttgtacacattcgcgtgatataacatgtgtaaatatgtacgcaattatgtggcaaaaagaaaaaagtggcgttgaattcaaggaagcaggtatagcaatgtaacacttcttaatggaatgcgacggcacaagtttgatgggccagaaagatatttccagtgtttgaatatacaatgataagacaatagcctgcaaatggggatgaatgcaacacacaaaggccctgttactgagcttctgtaattaaactaattacacatctttgctaacagcaccacgaggcccacctgcagagcctgcggcagcaccacgaggcccacatggagagcctgcggcacctcggggaggaggtggcggcaatgcgggaagtggagtctcagcgcctcgaagtgcagcggcaacgcctcgaagtggcgcgtcggtcgcacgagaccaacgagcgcctgcttcagctgctgctggctgcactggggcatggtggcagccaagcccctcccccctctcaggccccacataattaaaggtagcataggcaaggaatttgtaacttatcttaaaatttgctgatgtattaatgatatgaagggcaaatattgctagtttgcaaataaataattgctgaagtcaccctttaatgcaaccataagtagcatagccgttgcagcatgaattttttcttcaaggtttacttcagccataagagcgtgcacaccatcaggctcacctgcaaaagtgcctgtaggcctggtgtgtgtgggcattccgactgtggcactgcaattttgaggtgcctagttattgtcatgtcaatttaagcacgacgccacactgcaagtgttctacaatttaatccttgtcatcgaatggtgaaattttcaggccttactataatgtcgaaagcaacctgtcaatatacacagcaaaaaagaaaaaagttatgaaaattccttgcctatgctccttcttttcatttgtaatgtttattttttgtttgttgcatatgcatatttgtttgtgtcactacgtactgagctggaatgtctcttttcttgcacatctgtctcattatcaaacaatttgttgtcattcagtaatctttcaggttgtgatacattgtattttagcccttgtggtgcaatttgtgtgtaatatttatgcagtttgtcttactgaatatcataatatggtgctatggctctttcacTTTGAGcaccacaacagcatgttcctttcacatgtagtgatgtacctatacatttcgctgtgataaatattcggttggcatgtgatttaagcacctgctcatttctgttgctggtgcagtttaagccagttgttattactgtgtacttgtgcagtgtacaacagttttcttaaacgatgcatgccgttacctgtgatatattatgatgcaagaacaatgtgatccgatatttattccaacatgtctgtgatatgttgcataatgtctctactactgagtactcatgattctcacacttcttcaatgtagagactgtcgcatgtgatgtgtacataaacaagtgtatgttgaaggctgaaatacagaaaggtgcagttttcctctagtgcttttatttacacatcgcaaccacatttctagtgctagcttgcactgtacaaatattactgtttaacattgctgagttctgctatatacaagtgaggtcactttgttgaaatctgtcaactgctcgtgcgtgcacacacttcgcgggagccacagcgtttgacatgtcggatgaccagttggacggcattttcgtcactcgaaaggaactttgccgttgttgcgagacaaaatggtggaggacctagaagctgcgcgtgcaacagcacgttccatggagcggaaggtgtgacgtgcactgtacatcttggcttctgtgagcttctctgtgctagtagaaagtgaggagacaggcgcttatgtccatcaatgcgtaaggggatacgagtaagaatcaggctacatgcatctagatgacgacagcagcaacaagcaaattgtggcagacactttgaatatgcacttatttttagcttgctttcaatctcatgtgtcacctctaacgatactgttttacttactataagtgcaggctttacataacccttcactacacaacttttatgtacccaccgtggttgctcagtggctatggtgttaggctgctgagcacgagggattgaatctcggccgcatttcgaaaacacccgtgtacttagatttaggtgcacgtcaaagaaccccaggtggtcgaaatttccggagccctccactacggcgtgcctcataatcggaaagtggttttggcacgtaaaaccccataatttaatttttttaacaacttttacatttctcaacaaatcatgaatgctttgcattacgcagacatcaactacaacttagcacgggaaatgtatctgcaatttcacagcatgaaatgcacaatgcaattacttaaaactgtgtgcatgcacctaacgatgctgacgctgctgttgacgtcgcagctgccgccgcacgctcctcaaataacgcatgtgctgcgcacgggttgtgccaaacatgccaatgacattgtcgcgaacagcccgccctctcaagtagtgcattctagagccagtgttacggggcagactgtgtggcgtggggtcgccgttattgtcaagctcactactactactgctgctgctgctgtc includes:
- the LOC140219427 gene encoding uncharacterized protein, with translation MAAKGPRVSKEQAAILVQFIEQHPYLARASTEFSPRMTAARKNELWEEVAAVLNAQGPAVKATSRWRNHWAKMAHKAKKEAARAASEKRATGGGKVGGVDGRVLDVLMRTGGVLVSPPEYFPDSEDEASSEEAAGPSGSRRNLPATTAFVVSGPAAVAGPSGLTQPPATPQVLRPTPQVLRPTTQVPRPTTQVPQPTPQVPQPTPQVPQPTPQVPQPTPQVPQPTPQVPQPTPQVPQPTPREPRAPRRQPRQQELDGAVMTATAAYVRQSQLEEARVQEDTRFRQQLLEQNRQHHEAHLQSLRQHHEAHMESLRHLGEEVAAMREVESQRLEVQRQRLEVARRSHETNERLLQLLLAALGHGGSQAPPPSQAPHN